The Cryptococcus neoformans var. neoformans B-3501A chromosome 4, whole genome shotgun sequence genome has a window encoding:
- a CDS encoding hypothetical protein (HMMPfam hit to DUF298, Domain of unknown function (DUF298), score: 125.6, E(): 1.2e-34): MASIVSVSHGHSPQLILHSPSPPRTRSSSPSSEQSQAHRTSTAPPTPSPLTHHRSAEAAKYIKRYKHIEAAVDAFYNNEPAPRADPAQERKLGEIWEKFKDPSDPKLIKIDGTMELCEELDIDPGTDAVLFCLAADLGSKATGEWEKAPFVAGIASYPGNIDSLPKLKAYLPTLRKKLVSDPEYFKKVYNHAFQLARGGPQSLTRSLPLDTAIDLWTLFFPPAFNHSPSALSHLPDNSPPQFTQPEFDLWIEFMQQKNKAVSKDTWALLVDFARGIDKDFKEYDEDGAWPSMIDDFVEYVREQKRGQ, from the exons ATGGCAAGTATCGTCTCGGTATCTCACGGCCACAGCCCACAGCTCATACTCCACAGCCCCTCTCCACCAAGGACTCGCTCCTCGTCACCCAGTTCAGAGCAATCACAGGCACATCGTACGTCCACCGCACCGCCCACACCAAGCCCGCTCACACACCACAGATCCGCCGAAGCTGCAAAGTATATCAAGAGATACAAGCACATCGAGGCC GCTGTGGATGCGTTCTACAACAATGAGCCAGCACCGAGAGCCGACCCTGCACAGGAGCGCAAACTCGGTGAAATCTGGGAAAAGTTCAAGG ACCCATCCGATCCAAAGTTGATCAAGATTGACGGTACCATGGAGCTCTGTGAAGAGCTTGATATCGATCCTGGCACT GACGCCGTCTTGTTCTGTCTCGCTGCTGATCTCGGCTCCAAAGCCACTGGTGAATGGGAAAAGGCGCCCTTTGTAGCCGGTATTGCGTCCTACCCTGGAAA TATCGACTCTCTTCCAAAATTAAAAGCTTACCTCCCGACACTTCGCAAAAAGCTGGTCAGCGACCCAGAGTACTTTAAAAAGGTGTACAACCACGCCTTCCAGCTTGCACGTGGTGGACCCCAGTCGCTCACGCGTTCACTCCCGCTCGATACCG CTATTGACTTATGgacactcttcttccctcctgcTTTCAACCACTCCCCCTCTGccctctcccacctccCCGACAACTCACCGCCCCAATTCACTCAGCCAGAGTTCGACCTCTGGATCGAATTCATGCAGCAAAAGAACAAGGCCGTCTCCAAAGACACCTGGGCCCTGTTGGTCGATTTCGCCAGGGGTATCGACAAGGATTTCAAAGAGTatgacgaggatggagcTTGGCCCTCAATGATTGACGATTTTGTAGAGTACGTGCGAGAGCAAAAAAGAGGACAGTAG
- a CDS encoding hypothetical protein (HMMPfam hit to PH, PH domain, score: 41.0, E(): 3.3e-09; HMMPfam hit to Sec7, Sec7 domain, score: 33.7, E(): 7.8e-11) produces MEAAPPRPSTSSSRSLRRTPADFEAALRNPQETLYLSAGPPPIGEDLESEAASTATGHHHSSGTSTAAMDDPDAPLSVDKRSFEDDLRALSRTREREEGRIGLGVGHVSEGSVVKRPPIPVPGVTPPTPKGHARKASCVTTTSTTSTGTGDTPTRAARRPVKSIGLDAELGIEPKSKKAPPKRRSLFSKATTTSQPDLASMVRRSTHRSSKQKQDTASTPAPSMSTSASSRTLYKEQPSPSAPRNRSTTETSDKHGSMMGGNQMATIAEGSGTLSRNKSNASDEGFKTMKYKARGMFGKMFGSTKEDQQLSSKHSGSASSSRVDINAETVYPPVPPVPATYANQKQRPFTPSSTSTDVFSPSRSPQLSTYSASASPAMASHNRKSRTPTPSTMSGRRDSQASAMITDKPLPAVRDNVDDHDSTLVATITKRGSSPLHVREPASVSENETPSRATSCSSRKLAPSPSPATAAVTSFSDDMAGMLANIGQSQPAMELGLPQESLRLRDGKNGFPAALGRPLSDQELSVTPTSSTFLSATSSPQRSASVSAASASDQASSMPLKGSSADQLSSFLDPPIFQSSTFLNHELYSLHPQQPQNRHHTEPFINLHAPSPSLSSALAPSVDVPQIAPIFEKASDDQGEKDWQSLSEGPSPLLPSSAKFDSSGGVENTDRPSPIAPSAWARQAQGSPSSPLPSPARLQSNLSDKIDRTCIPASSSAMSGFSSLSAQGTIKDTRDKVEVISSPPETPSKAQEQAVEVSDDKAESQKNSEPDREQDKMGEGSNEDKGKRLAREFYEGDGTTVAGDKMAEFLGGPHAINDITLKYFMQYFHMEGQNLVDAFRQLCQKLYLKAESQELDRIMGAFSARFFECNPNTVFGSPGILHTVSAAMLMLNTDLHIAELSRHMSKAEFVRNTLQAIHESTTVDPNTILSAAADERSSTPDLVRDDDGSSMKPSLGSNSSMSTTLINTRAKTPIQPMQARSTSAPVISAHIHQHAPPYASANSSLSVAGISTEGKSRNSSFSAGSWSYSKGWETGAEAALKEIYSSVRADKILLPISGIPGNDRNASRSSNRQSMISLASNGPYDSRPYGSQWYGSDGRLSPALSNATSINETGASGSGFSSFAPSLGFASNLSHTVIRENEDEVGSLHSKASVGTVEDMDDDELALLGAPWAKEGILQRRTQGEGVAKRVKKADWKQFFVVVSKGDLYMFTFGDGKGGGGFMGGSVGGGNWLENANANGTINLMHTTAVALPKQGHSSSKPYCFSVNQSSGEVCTFAAGTEDLVAEWVATCNYWAARKTRQPLQGGVSNMEYGWNRVAVDQLEDESDRMSVFSQKSNGSRMGGTYGRRALGSGGGSSTGQFDKIHINDWKPPPPAMIPSTMEEEGQLEALVEYVKSQEKELEKHKAVEEPMMRLYSHGSKNLHKAKENWKAKSHYIHSEIFKYETYIDALRNAISLRAKKQGEKKLEKSLAMPNNNLQSSSGDKSGALDKTEKAVDASGAAQGVNAGGLSIDPEVTDGQFDDDGEEQPITPNATIRR; encoded by the exons ATGGAGGCTGCTCCCCCCCGGCCGTcgacttcctcctctcgctCTCTCCGCAGGACTCCCGCCGACTTTGAGGCTGCGCTCCGCAACCCACAGGAGACACTCTATCTCTCGGCAGGCCCACCACCCATCGGCGAAGACCTCGAGTCCGAAGCTGCATCCACTGCAACCGGCCACCACCATTCCTCCGGCACGAGCACAGCGGCCATGGACGACCCAGACGCACCTCTCTCCGTGGACAAACGAAGCTTCGAGGACGACCTCCGCGCGCTGAGCAGAACgcgggagagagaggaggggaggaTAGGGCTCGGTGTGGGACATGTAAGCGAAGGGAGTGTCGTCAAGAGGCCACCGATACCTGTCCCGGGGGTGACACCGCCTACGCCAAAAGGACATGCACGGAAGGCATCCTGTgtgacgacgacgagcaCAACGTCGACCGGCACCGGGGACACACCGACAAGGGCGGCCAGGCGGCCGGTGAAAAGCATCGGTCTTGACG CCGAGCTTGGGATTGAGCccaaaagcaaaaaagcGCCCCCAAAACGGCGCTCTCTCTTCAGCAAGGCTACCACGACCTCCCAGCCCGACCTGGCATCCATGGTCCGGCGCTCAACCCACCGCAGTAGCAAGCAGAAACAAGACACAGCGTCCACTCCTGCACCATCGATGTCCACCTCCGCAAGCTCACGCACGCTCTACAAGGAGCAGCCATCCCCATCTGCACCGAGGAATAGGTCCACAACAGAAACCAGCGACAAGCACGGCAGCATGATGGGAGGTAACCAGATGGCCACCATTGCGGAAGGGTCTGGCACGTTGAGCAGAAATAAGTCAAACGCTTCTGATGAAGGTTTCAAG ACAATGAAGTACAAGGCCAGGGGTATGTTTGGAAAGATGTTTGGATCTACCAAAGAAGAT cagcagctctcATCAAAACATTCCGgttcagcttcttcctcccgcGTAGATATCAATGCCGAGACTGTTTACCCGCCTGTACCTCCTGTCCCAGCTACCTATGCCAATCAGAAACAGCGACCTTTCACcccctcttcaacatccacCGACGTCTTCAGCCCTTCCAGATCTCCTCAGTTATCCACTTACTCGGCATCTGCATCGCCTGCCATGGCCTCGCATAACAGGAAATCAAGGACCCCGACGCCATCAACCATGTCTGGGCGGCGCGACTCGCAGGCTAGTGCCATGATCACGGACAAGCCTTTGCCTGCTGTCAGAGACAACGTCGACGACCATGACTCGACACTCGTGGCAACAATTACTAAACGAGGATCCAGTCCCCTTCATGTTAGAGAACCAGCCAGCGTATCAGAAAACGAAACTCCCTCTCGAGCCACATCTTGTTCTTCACGCAAACTCGCCCCTTCACCGTCACCTGCCACCGCAGCAGTGACATCTTTTTCTGACGATATGGCAGGGATGCTTGCCAATATAGGACAATCGCAACCTGCTATGGAGCTTGGCTTACCACAGGAGAGTTTAAGGCTCAGGGATGGTAAAAACGGGTTTCCCGCCGCTTTGGGGAGGCCCCTATCAGATCAGGAGTTGTCGGTGACACCtacatcatcaacattcTTATCAGCTACTTCGTCTCCGCAACGGTCGGCGTCAGTATCTGCAGCTTCAGCATCGGACCAAGCATCGTCAATGCCTCTTAAAGGTTCATCTGCCGATCAactctcatccttccttgACCCTCCTATTTTCCAATCGAGTACATTCTTGAATCATGAGCTCTActctcttcaccctcaACAGCCTCAAAATCGACACCACACTGAGCCCTTCATTAACCTCCATGCCCCGTCTCCatccctctcttctgcaCTTGCACCTTCTGTAGACGTCCCTCAAATTGCACCGATATTTGAAAAAGCCAGTGACGaccaaggagagaaggactGGCAATCGTTATCAGAAGGGCCATCACCGCTTCTACCGTCTTCCGCCAAGTTTGATTCCTCGGGCGGTGTCGAAAATACTGATCGACCGTCACCCATTGCACCTTCGGCTTGGgctcgtcaagctcaagggtCACCCTCGTCTCCTCTCCCGTCTCCGGCACGACTGCAGTCTAATTTATCGGATAAGATCGACAGGACGTGTATACCTGCTTCGTCTAGCGCCATGTCTGGTTTCAGCTCCCTATCGGCTCAAGGAACGATAAAGGACACTCGAGATAAAGTGGAGGTGATCTCTTCCCCGCCAGAGACCCCTAGTAAAGCGCAGGAGCAGGCTGTGGAAGTATCCGATGATAAGGCTGAAAGCCAGAAAAATAGCGAACCAGACCGTGAACAAGATAaaatgggagaagggagcAACGAGGacaaggggaagaggctAGCACGCGAATTCTATGAAGGGGATGGGACGACCGTGGCTGGGGATAAAATGGCAGAGTTTTTGGGTGGACC GCATGCTATCAACGACATCACCTTGAAATACTTTATGCAGTACTTCCACATGGAGGGACAAAACCTCGTTGATGCCTTTCG GCAGCTCTGCCAAAAACTCTACCTCAAGGCCGAATCCCAAGAACTCGATCGTATCATGGGCGCGTTTTCCGCTCGCTTCTTCGAGTGCAATCCCAACACCGTCTTTGGATCTCCCGGTATCTTGCATACCGTCTCTGCCGCGATGCTCATGCTCAACACCGATCTCCATATCGCAGAATTGAGTAGACACATGTCGAAAGCTGAATTTGTCAGGAACACACTCCAGGCTATTCATGAGAGTACAACTGTCGATCCAAATACAATCTTGAGCGCTGCTGCAGATGAAAGGTCTTCGACTCCCGATTTAGtgagggatgatgatggaagcaGCATGAAGCCTAGCCTCGGCTCAAACTCATCCATGTCCACCACGCTAATCAACACAAGAGCCAAGACACCGATCCAACCGATGCAAGCTCGGAGCACTTCAGCACCTGTCATTTCTGCCCACATTCATCAGCATGCGCCGCCTTACGCCTCTGCAAACAGCTCGCTATCCGTAGCTGGCATATCTACAGAGGGGAAAAGCAGAAATAGCTCGTTCAGCGCAGGCTCATGGAGCTACTCCAAGGGCTGGGAAACAGGAGCTGAAGCTGCACTGAAGGAAATCTACTCTTCCGTTCGTGCTGACAAGATCCTTCTTCCTATATCTGGTATTCCCGGGAACGACCGAAATGCATCTCGTTCGAGCAATCGCCAGTCAATGATTTCACTTGCTAGCAACGGTCCTTACGACTCTCG TCCTTATGGCTCCCAATGGTACGGGTCTGATGGGAGACTCAGTCCCGCTCTGAGCAACGCAACATCTATCAACGAAACGGGCGCTAGTGGTTCCGGTTTCTCGTCTTTCGCCCCCTCTCTGGGTTTTGCTTCCAACCTGTCACACACAGTGATTCGAGAAAATGAAGACGAAGTTGGTTCGCTACATTCAAAGGCTAGCGTAGGCACagtggaggatatggatgatgatgagcttgcGTTGCTGGGTGCACCATGGGCCAAGGAGGGGATTTTACAACGTAGAACACAAGGGGAAGGCGTGGCGAaaagggtgaagaaggctgaTTGGAAGCAGTTCTTTGTGGTGGTCAGCAAGGGGGATCTGTACATGTTCACGTTTGGAGATGgtaaaggaggagggggattTATGGGTGGGTCCGTGGGTGGTGGAAATTGGCTG GAAAATGCCAATGCGAACGGTACTATCAATCTCATGCACACCACCGCTGTTGCACTTCCCAAGCAGGGCCACTCGTCTTCAAAACCATATTGTTTCAGTGTCAACCAGTCATCCGGCGAAGTGTGCACCTTTGCAGCGGGGACCGAAGACCTCGTTGCCGAATGGGTCGCGACGTGCAACTATTGGGCAGCAAGGAAGACTCGACAGCCATTGCAAGGAGGCGTGTCAAATATGGAGTATGGATGGAACAGAGTTGCAGTTGATCAACTGGAGGACGAAAGCGATCGGATGAGTGTCTTTAGTCAGAAGAGTAACGGGAGCCGAATGGGAGGCACGTACGGCCGGCGGGCTCTCGGGAGTGGTGGCGGGAGCAGTACAGGGCAGTTTGACAAAATCCATATCAACGATTGGAAGCCGCCACCTCCTGCGATGATTCCGAGTACtatggaagaggagggtCAATTGGAAGCCTTGGTAGAGTATGTAAAGTCGCAAGAAAAGGAGTTGGAGAAACACAAAGCTGTTGAGGagccgatgatgagatTG TATTCTCATGGATCAAAGAATCTCCACAAAGCAAAGGAAAATTGGAAAGCCAAATCGCACTATATCCATAGTGAAATATTCAAATACGAAACATACATCGACGCTCTGCGAAACGCCATATCACTTCGGGCCAAGAAACAAGGCGAGAAGAAATTGGAAAAGTCACTCGCAATGCCGAATAACAACTTGCAGTCTTCCTCTGGAGATAAATCCGGAGCTTTGGATAAAACTGAAAAGGCGGTTGATGCAAGCGGCGCGGCGCAAGGTGTAAATGCAGGGGGGTTGTCGATTGATCCGGAGGTCACAGATGGACAATTCGACGACGACGGGGAAGAGCAGCCTATAACGCCGAATGCGACGATCAGGAGATGA
- a CDS encoding hypothetical protein (HMMPfam hit to HSP70, Hsp70 protein, score: -77.2, E(): 4.3e-14) — MHRSKPSVLGINFGQSYASIAEGHPTCIANEEGERQIACAISYAGEQVYIGNGAMPHLVKNGKNTIMGFRNLLGHTYDEVDHTAILTAPLIPSSTTPAYTVDILVPPPKAPSRSGVTSSAVSGAATPAVAEPVPSKKTISVPEVTSEFLSTLLTSATDFLGVKPSACVVSAPTWFTPEQTEALRKAAEAADINVIQVLDEAAAVLVGYRVGLNEERKARGLLGRPDEGNAGEEEARDKRVVVLDMGETSLAVSVIQVAEGEYTVLAKAREDKLGGREFDNLLLKHFAKEFTKKTKVALDLPCGESASDADKRAEAKLRLAVDHTKRSLSASSGAATCAVESLKEGMDLSSAINRLRFDGLAAPVYRQVGSVLSNTVKSAGLDLCQIDEVLLAGASTLFPGLQSSLSYLFPGTTPITAAIDPSQVIAIGCALQALHLTSLEDNLKLEDVLATAGPEGKADVTAAPIGIVIPSQEANTLAAVVVPSGAPLPVRRRVAIPAPAGKVALEIWEGKDEVKVDLVERPPAEKFEDDEEEDEEEEEEEPEEVKTPITVKTKALGAVEVELQKEGQLVLEVIVQRGGGLEVRAWEEGREEAADKFEA; from the exons ATGCACAGGTCCAAGCCTTCCGTCCTTGGTATCAACTTTGGCCAGTCCTACGCTTCCATCGCC GAGGGCCACCCCACATGTATTGCCAACGAAGAGGGTGAGAGGCAAATTGCCTGCGCCATCTCATACGCTGGAGAGCAAGTCTACATCGGTAACGGTGCCATGCCCCATCTCGTCAAGAACGGCAAGAACACCATCATGGGCTTCCGAAATCTTCTTGGCCACACTTACGACGAAGTCGACCACACCGCTATTCTTACCGCTCCCCTGatcccttcctctaccACCCCTGCTTACACCGTTGACATTCTTGTACCTCCCCCCAAGGCTCCCAGCCGATCCGGTGTCACTTCCAGCGCTGTTTCCGGTGCTGCTACTCCCGCTGTTGCCGAACCCGTCCCTAGTAAAAAGACCATCTCTGTCCCAGAGGTCACCAGCGAGTTCCTGTCCACATTGTTGACCTCGGCCACTGACTTCCTCGGTGTCAAGCCTTCTGCCTGTGTCGTTTCTGCTCCCACCTGGTTTACCCCGGAACAGACAGAAGCTTTGAGAAAAGCTGCTGAGGCTGCTGATATCAACGTCATTCAGGTCTTGGATGAGGCCGCCGCTGTTTTGGTTGGCTACCGGGTCGGTCTTaatgaggagaggaaggcgagagGTTTGTTGGGTAGACCCGATGAGGGTAACGCcggtgaggaggaggccaGGGACAAGAGGGTTGTTGTTCTTGACATGGGGGAAACTTCTTTGGCTGTCAGTGTGATCCAGGTCGCTGAAGGAGAGTACACTGTTCTGGCCAAGGCCAGGGAGGACAAGCTTGGCGGTAGGGAGTTTGACAACTTG CTCCTCAAACACTTTGCCAAGGAATTCACCAAGAAGACCAAGGTTGCGCTTGACCTTCCCTGCGGCGAGTCCGCCTCTGACGCCGACAAGCGTGCCGAGGCCAAGCTCCGTCTCGCGGTTGACCACACCAAGCGATCTTTGAGTGCCTCCAGCGGTGCTGCCACCTGTGCCGTCGAGTCTCTCAAGGAGGGCATGGACCTTTCTTCCGCTATCAACCGTCTCCGATTTGACGGTTTGGCCGCTCCCGTCTACCGACAAGTTGGCTCTGTTCTTTCCAACACTGTAAAGTCTGCTGGACTTGACCTCTGCCAGATCGACGAAGTTCTCCTTGCGGGCGCGTCTACCCTTTTCCCTGGTTTACAATCTAGTCTTTCTTACCTCTTCCCTGGTACTACCCCCATCACCGCCGCTATTGACCCCTCCCAGGTTATCGCCATTGGCTGTGCCCTTCAAGCTCTCCACCTTACTTCTCTAGAAGACAATCTTAAGCTTGAGGATGTCCTCGCCACTGCCGGTCCTGAAGGCAAGGCCGACGTTACTGCCGCCCCTATCGGTATTGTCATTCCTTCCCAGGAGGCTAACACCCTTGCCGCCGTTGTGGTCCCCTCTGGTGCTCCTCTCCCTGTTAGGAGGCGTGTTGCGATCCCTGCGCCTGCGGGCAAGGTTGCTCTTGAAATTTGGGAGGGTAAGGATGAGGTGAAGGTTGACCTTGTGGAGCGACCTCCTGCCGAGAagtttgaagatgacgaggaggaggatgaagaagaagaggaggaggagccTGAAGAGGTCAAGACCCCCATCACTGTCAAGACTAAAGCTCTCGGTGCTGTTGAGGTCGAACTGCAAAAGGAGGGTCAGCTCGTACTCGAAGTTATTGTGCAGCGAGGAGGTGGTCTTGAGGTCAGGGcttgggaggaaggacgagaagaggCTGCGGACAAGTTTGAGGCTTAG
- a CDS encoding hypothetical protein (HMMPfam hit to EMP24_GP25L, emp24/gp25L/p24 family, score: 212.0, E(): 1.1e-60), with protein MKMRISQALFALPLLSVANALHFYFESNEKRCFLEELPSQTIVEGHYKAFLWNENEKQWKKDEAMGIHVTVEELATSHIVVDTRGPPDGRFTFTSHEPGDHNICLHSNITGGWLSNEHIKMYLDLNVGSSRFDNAADQTHVTTLSSKIRELNSKVADIQREQRYMREVEANFRDASERTNTRAVWWSLLQIAVLIGAAVWQMKHLKVYFEDKKLR; from the exons ATGAAAATGAGGATTTCTCAAGCGCTTTTTGCGCTTCCGTTGCTTTCCGTCGCCAAC GCCTTGCACTTTTACTTTGAATCCAACGAGAAAAGGTGTTTCTTGGAAGAATTACCCAGTCAAACCATCGTGGAAG GCCATTACAAGGCGTTTTTGTGgaatgagaatgagaaacAATGGAAAAAGGACGAGGCCATGGGTATTCACGTTACTGTCGAG GAATTGGCAACTTCTCACATAGTCGTTGACACTCGAGGTCCCCCAGATGGACGATTCACCTTTACTTCTCACGAACCCG GAGATCACAACATCTGTCTACACTCCAATATCACTGGCGGCTGGCTTTCGAATGAGCACATCAAAATGTATTTGGATTTGAATGTTGGATCTTCTCGGTTTGACAACGC GGCCGACCAAACTCATGTGACAACTCTTTCGTCCAAAATCCGCGAACTTAACAGCAAGGTCGCCGACATTCAACGCGAACAACGCTATATGCGTGAAGTCGAGGCAAACTTTAGGGACGCAAGTGAGCGCACTAATACAAGGGCAGTGTGGTGGAGCTTGTTGCAGATTGCTGTGTTGATTGGGGCTGCCGTTTGGCAGATGAAACATCTCAAG GTTTACTTtgaggacaagaaactcaGATGA
- a CDS encoding hypothetical protein (Match to EST gb|CF185475.1|CF185475; HMMPfam hit to Actin, Actin, score: 320.7, E(): 2.1e-93), protein MSRQPPLVIDNGTGYTKMGFAGNSEPSFVFPTVIATHQSGGSGASSSSTGGAGRAPPPIAGKPSHLASKRGIEDLDFFIGDEAVANSKTYSLHYPIRHGMIENWDHMERLWEQSIFKYLRAEPEDHYVLLTEPPLNPPENRENTAEIMFESFNVQGLYIAVQAVLALAASWTSSKVTERTLTGVVIDSGDGVTHTIPLAEGYVIGSSIKHIPIAGRDITYFVQQLLRDRGESAHIPPEDQLRVAEKIKEDYTYVCQDIVKEFKKYDSDPYKYFARFAGEHSVTGRKYDIDIGYERFLAPEIFFNPEIYSSDFLTPLPEVVDTVIQTSPIDVRRGLYKNIVLSGGSTMFKDFGKRLQRDVKGIVDGRIAGSEEKSGSLMKSSGVEVNVISHKRQRYAVWYGGSLMASTPEFFNVSHSREDYQEYGPSLVRRFSVFGSAT, encoded by the exons ATGTCCCGACAACCCCCTCTCGTTATCGACAATGGTACTGGTTACACGAAGATGGG CTTCGCCGGTAATTCGGAACCCTCTTTTGTGTTTCCCACCGTCATAGCAACCCATCAATCTGGCGGTTCTGGTGCGTCGTCCTCGTCTACTGGTGGCGCTGGGCGCGCCCCACCACCTATCGCCGGCAAGCCTTCACATCTCGCCAGTAAAAGAGGAATCGAGGATTTGGATTTCTTCATTGGTGACGAAGCTGTCGCCAACTCCAA GACTTATTCACTCCATTATCCCATCCGGCATGGAATGATTGAGAACTGGGATCACATGGAGCGTTTATGGGAGCAATCCATCTTCAAGTACCTCCGTGCAGAGCCTGAAGACCACTATGTGCTCTTG ACTGAACCGCCTCTTAATCCGCCTGAGAACCGAGAGAACACCGCCGAGATCATGTTCGAGTCTTTCAATGTGCAAGGATT GTACATTGCTGTCCAGGCTGTCCTTGCTCTCGCAGCCTCTTGGACGTCGTCCAAGGTGACTGAGCGGACACTCACCGGTGTTGTCATTGACTCTGGAGACGGTGTTACCCACACCATCCCCCTT GCTGAGGGCTATGTTATTGGCTCTTCGATAAAGCACATCCCCATTGCTGGCCGAGACATCACCTACTTTGTGCAGCAACTCTTGCGAGACCGGGGTGAAAGTGCACACATCCCCCCTGAGGACCAGCTTAGAGTAGCTGAAAAGATCAAAGAGGACTACACCTATGTTTGTCAAGATATCGTCAAGGAGTTCAAGAAGTATGATTCCGATCCATACAAGTACTTCGCTCGATTTGCTGGCGAGCACAGCGTGACTGGGAGG AAATACGATATCGATATTGGCTATGAGCGATTCTTGGCGCCCGAGATCTTTTTCAATCCCGAGATTTATTCCTCCGACTTCCTGACTCCTCTTCCCGAAGTGGTCGACACAGTAATCCAAACTTCTCCCATTGATGTCCGACGAGGTTTATACAAGAACATCGTCCTTTCAGGTGGATCCACTATGTTTAAGGACTTTGGTAAGAGGTTGCAGAGGGATGTCAAAGGCATCGTGGACGGCAGGATTGCGGGCAGTGAAGAGAAGTCAGGCAGTTTAATGAAG TCGAGCGGCGTTGAAGTCAATGTCATCTCCCACaagaggcagaggtatGCGGTATGGTACGGCGGCAGTTTGATGGCGTCCACT CCTGAATTCTTCAACGTCAGTCACAGCCGCGAAGACTATCAGGAATACGGTCCTTCCCTTGTCCGCAGGTTCTCGGTGTTTGGAAGTGCAACTTGA
- a CDS encoding hypothetical protein (HMMPfam hit to DAHP_synth_1, DAHP synthetase I family, score: 459.9, E(): 2.7e-135), which translates to MSATPSPDRNRPLDDRKVTGYDPLIPPALLRHDLPVPPVASKTISASRRTTSSIVRGTDPLSRLVVVVGPCSIHDVDQAKEYASRLRKGVQEGKWPGLEVVMRVYFEKPRTTVGWKGLINDPDIDGSFKINKGLRMARELLCDINAMGMPVGCELLDTISPQFIADLISWGAIGARTTESQLHRELASGASFPIGFKNGTDGSVGVAIDAMQSASHPHCFMGINSQGMASIVRTSGNRDCHVILRGGTGGPNYSAEHVQKALSTMRSKNPDAFASIMVDCSHGNSSKNHLNQPKVAADLAAQIAAGEVGITGIMFESNLKGGKQSSDKGRDNLEYGVSITDACVDWEMTVDMLDNLNQASLARRALLESREANANGHLNGDTPAVKRLKTDE; encoded by the exons ATGTCTGCTACTCCCTCTCCAGACAGGAACAGACCCCTCGACGACAGGAAGGTCACTGGC TATGAccctctcatccctccCGCCCTTCTTCGACATGACCTTCCCGTTCCTCCCGTCGCCTCCAAGACCATCTCCGCTTCCCGACGaaccacctcttccatcgTGCGCGGTACCGACCCCCTTTCCCGATTGGTCGTCGTTGTCGGCCCTTGCAGTATCCACGATGTCGACCAGGCCAAGGAGTACGCCTCTAGACTGAGAAAGGGCGTGCAAGAGGGAAAGTGGCCTGGTTTGGAGGTCGTTATGAGAGTCTACTT TGAAAAGCCCAGAACGACTGTCGGGTGGAAGGGTCTCATCAATGACCCCGATATCGACGGTTCCTTCAAGATCAACAAGGGTCTGAGAATGGCTAGGGAGCTCTTGTGCGACATCAATGCCATGGGTATGCCCGTTGGTTGTGAGCTCCTTGACACTATTAG CCCTCAGTTTATTGCCGACCTCATCAGTTGGGGTGCTATCGGTGCCCGAACCACCGAGTCTCAACTCCACCGAGAGCTCGCTTCCGGCGCCTCTTTCCCCATCGGTTTTAAGAACGGTACAGATGGCTCAGTCGGTGTTGCCATCGACGCCATGCAATCCGCCTCCCACCCTCACTGTTTCATGGGTATCAACTCTCAGGGCATGGCCAGTATCGTCAGGACTTCCGGCAACAGGGACTGTCATGTCATCTTGAGAGGTGGCACTGGTGGCCCCAACTACTCTGCTGAGCACGTGCAGAAAGCCCTCTCCACCATGCGTTCCAAGAACCCTGATGCCTTTGCTTCCATCATGGTCGACTGCTCTCACGGCAACTCCTCCAAGAACCACCTCAACCAGCCCAAGGTTGCCGCCGACCTTGCTGCTCAGATTGCGGCGGGCGAAGTCGGTATCACCGGTATCATGTTTGAGAGTAACTTGAAGGGTGGCAAGCAAAGCAGTGACAAGGGGAGAGACAACCTTGAGTACGGAGTGTCCATCACCGATG CTTGTGTCGATTGGGAAATGACCGTTGACATGCTTGACAACCTCAACCAGGCCTCCCTTGCCCGAAGAGCCCTTCTCGAATCCCGGGAAGCTAATGCCAACGGTCATCTCAATGGCGACACTCCTGCTGTCAAGAGGCTGAAGACTGACGAGTAA